In Camelina sativa cultivar DH55 chromosome 17, Cs, whole genome shotgun sequence, the genomic stretch TTATACTTTGTAGACAAGAAGAAactagtttattttttataagattcGTAGGATTGGGTTTGATTTGGTATGAGACATGTTGTTATCATATTCTTGTCTAATCATTTGattctaatataatttaaaaggAATTTAGAAACTACGTAATAGTTTTTGCTAGATTTGGTATATATGTGGTTCTGTTAGATTCTTTTTCACCTAGTGGTGGCTTCGTTCGGATACCAAACCCAATCACTGTCCTTTTCACCTTCCCATCTCTCTTAGTTCATCCTTTTATTACCAATCACCATCTTCATTGTTATTATCATCTCATATTCAAGAAGATTACAATTCATTAGAAAGAGAATGCCGTCCAAGAATTATCattattcatcttcttctttttcttcttcttcttcatcttcttctcagctAAGTACTCCAAGGTACTTTCCTTTCCCGAGGTTAATCAAGTCTAAATGATTGTTATTGAGATTTAATCTTGCCTAATCAACTAtgggatttattttcttttattcatcTTGTAGAGCATTATTTCAAAATGGACCGTCTCAAGCCATTTCTGTAAGTTCTTATTTACTAATATTCATCTACTATTGATTTCTTGATGAATaagttagtttattttttttttgaaatttttggtttctatttACAGAAATCTCCTCTCTGGGATGTTGAGGAGGTGAAGTGCAGCCTTGGTTCCTCAATGCCTAAGGTCAATTTCACATTTCATGATTTCATGTACATATCTACTTAAcgcatacttttttttttttggttgcaaaTATACATGTGACCTTACCTATTTATGGGTTATGGTCCTTACGGATTTTGCAGTCTGACGAAGAACTAAAGGGGGAGATTGATGAGCTCGAGACAGAGATCTTAAAGTTGGAGCGGTATCTTCTCTCGCTCTACAGATCATCTTTCGGAGATTATTTGCCTGCATTATTGTCACCAGATAAGTCTTCACTCCCTCCATTTAAGACCGAACTTCACAATGACCGGGCCTCTTCTGTCTCTGCTAAGTCTGTCTCATCCAGCTTCAAACGCTTGTCCCAAACAGTGAGTGATCTTGCTTTTTTATGATATATTAATGCAACTGcagttttctttaataatagtttaaacattttcacttttttcagGACAAGATAAAAAGATCTGACTCTGGTAACCCGAGTTTGGCTGATCTTCTTGGTCTTAGCACTCTTAGTCCCAATAAACTCTCTGAAGAGATTTTAAGAATTATTTGTGTGATATACTTCAAACTATCAGACAATGGACATAACAGATTTGTAAAGAACTCAAAGAATGATGAGTGTGGACAGGAACTTGGAGTTGTTGTCCATAAGCTTTACGTAGACGATGACAATTTAAAGTCTATAGAGAGCATGCTTCAGAATTTCAGGTGAGATCGCATGGTAAAACAAAAAGTGTAAATATTCTTgcattacataaattttaaagtgGCTTACTCTTTTTAAAACTGACAAAATGCAGATCGTTGGTGCAAAAGCTTGAGAAAGTTGATCTGGCAAGGATGGATAGGGAAGAGAAGCTTGCTTTTTGGATCAACATTCATAATGCTTTGGTGATGCACGTAAGAAAATTAGCAATCTCGAGTTAccgaatatatatttaaacgtATTTTTGCTATCATATATGATCTTAAAAGTTGTGTAATCATCTTACAGGCATATATAGTATATGGACTTGGTGAAGATACAACAATCAAAATGGTCTTGAAGGTTTGAgatattgattattttcttcAGTCAACTGGTTTTGTTAGATCGTTGATCATATGAGAAATTAAACAACTATGTGTTTAACCTGTCCACAGGCAGCGTTTAACATAGGTGGGGAGTGGGTAAATGCGTACGATATCCAGAGTTTGATAATGGGCACTCGTCCATGCCATTCACCATCAGTAAGTTGATTTATGAATTTAGTTGTTTGTATACGTTTATGTTACTTTTTCTCAAATAAAACCATAGTGATTAGTATTTTAATAACTCTCATTTGGAAAAGTAACAGAATCTTTTTCAAATGGCCAAATATGAAAGAAGCCATATTGTCTAACAACTTGTACTTTTTAAAGATATGAAATCTACTTGGTGTCAATGCATAAATTATGTTTCTTTGGCCATGGTAGCGTTTATGGACGCTGTTTTCACCGTCTAAGAGTTCGAAGACGAGTAACGGTGGACACACTTATGTGTTGGACTATGCCGAACCACTTCTTCATTTTGCCCTCTCTGCCGGAACATCAACAGATCCAATGGTACCAACTCAACTCCTTTCCCCTTTAAGTCTCCTCACAAACGGAGTTAACAATTTCAAAACAATGTAATGGTTATTAGGTCCGAGTTTATACAGCAGAAGGAATCTTTCAAGAACTTAGGCAAGCAAGAGACGAATTCATCCAAACAAGTATTGGTTTTGAGAAAGAGACAAGGATTCTATTGCCAAAGATCGTATACAACTACGCGAAGGATACTTCTCTCGACATGGCTGAACTCTACAATACAATATCAGAGTGCCtaacagagaaacaaagaacaacgaTGAGACgaattgtaaagaaaaagcaAGATAGAAGTATTCGTTGGATTAGCCATGACTCCAACTTCCGTTATATCATCCATTCGGAACTCGTCAGAGGGAGTCTATGAATTTGACAACGATATGGTATTCCGTTTGGTGCCAAGATTTTGCTAAATGACGGAGCTTGAAATTGTATGTATTGTGTATCACATACAATGTGTGTTCTTGTCTAAAAGATTTAAGTTGCAGTCTCCAATCCGAAACAAGACATCAATAAAACATACCcaaaagcaaagagaagaagTCATACAAACAGTCATTTGTTAGGCATTATACGTATactttatgtgtatatatacttataatatATAGCATATCAACTAAACACCACACAGACAGAACCAAGCTTAATTTGTTCTGGCAAGAGGAAAGCAAAACCAAACTTTACAGATTAGTTAAAAAACGAAGGAAGAGTAAAAAGGGTTTCTTCTAGTCATGCCATACAAAATCTCCTTTGCTTCGTCCACTTCTTCTATAATCGATTTCTGCATCCGAACTGCACAGACCCATCTTGTACTTTCTGCTTGTCTTTGCTTGACCTCCATTTCCCGGCGTGCTTGATACCGATATGTGCTCAAGTTGCCGCTGCATATGATCTGCTTTCATATAACAAAGAAGATTTCAATACACATACTTCTCATTTGAGGTAAATTGTAAAACTCAGATCATGTAACATATTACCATTGTAAAACTCGAGGGGCTCTTGTAAGTTGCTTCTATTATCTTCACTTTTTTGCAGGTCCAAGTTAGCCTCCGAGCAATAAAAATTAAGCCCTTCACCTTCTGATGCAGCCTTTATATTACAGTTTGGTGAAGTTGCATCCAAGGCACTACGTGGCCTCATGGTGAAGGAGCCATCGTTCAGATGTGTGATCTCCACATATTGGCTTGTCGCGATGACTTCATCTGCACTGAAACCAAAGGAAGCTCTGTATGCTTCGAGTTCTTCCATATCATGCTTGGAAATACGTTGACCATTCCCACTAGTTGGATAAACATCCGAGTCCTTTGAAACACTTAGTCTTCCACCAGTTTGAGAAAAGGGAGCATCATGGTCAAGGTAGTATCGAGCAAATGTGTCAGGACAGAAGAAATTAGAACCTTGAGATGCCTTTGGAGTATTGTTAGTCTCAGGTGTCTGTGCATAAGTAGAGTCACTCCTTGAACATTTGCCTGATCTTGGAGAAGCCAAAGGATCCCATTGCGGTAAGAAGTCACGCTCGGGAAAAGATGAGCATCGACCATCGCCCCCCAAGGTCCTTGAGATTGGTGACCTAAGACCGCTTGCAGGGCTGCCAGGGTACAGCGCGTATGTTGCATGAAGATCGTTGGCAGAAACGTAAACacctttctctgttttcttgagATCAGCAGTAGAAGAAGTCAAGAACCGAGCATAAGGTACTTCAGGTGACGAAGGAGTGGTGAGATGATGTGCTAACTCAGGAGGTGGAGTCAAAGGAGCAGTAGATGGCTCCGTGGTATAGGTCGAGAAAACCGGTGGTGAAACCAATTGGGTCTCATGAGCATAAGGCCCTGTTGCAAACATTGCGGATGAAGGACCACCAGGAGAGTTAGCAGATAACGAAAGCTGGCAATTTGGCGATTGCATTGTCGAAGGAGCAGCAGAATGTGAGAAAGAAGCTGGAGAGGAAGGTGGAGCAAGCATTGATGTAGCTTGGTTACTCAATCCCGTCGTTGACTGAGgttgatttgattgatgatgacGACCAGTTGCAACATTCCCTTCAGGTATTCGAGAAGCTGGCACAATACGCCTCTCTCCTTTTTTCGTACCAAAACAAGACAACACTTTAAAACACCCAACCCACCGCTTCCTCTGTCAATTACAgtttaaaaaacaaactcattacatacacacacacacacacaacaagcTTAAGAACAGAAgcatttaaacaatatttttatgtCAAACCTTTTCCTTGTTTTACCGAAAACGTATATCAAAAACCAAGACTCTGAAGCAATGGGTTGGTACTAGTTTCCATTACAAGACTATGAAAAGACTTGTCAAGAAAGggtccaaaaaataatattagtctACATCAAAGATCGGTCCACACACCAACTACGAGTAAGAATGATTAAGCTAAATAGATCCTGaaactaaaaaccctaaatcaaaagtCTCCATTTTTAGCTACCAACTACACTGAACTAACCGATGAAAGCGATAGCTTTATGATCTAAAATTACAGTTTCAAGCTTTTAAAGGAAGAGGACATAACAGACCCGTACCCGTTCTCGAAGAGGAAGCCTATTCGCCATTACCATCGAACCTCTcgatctctgtttcttcttcgaACAGATCCAGATTTTTCACTAATCTCTCTTTTGCTTAGTTCATTTAGTTGAGACACACATTTAAGTGAGAATTTAGGGTTCAGGAGCGGTGATAGAGTGGGGGATGAATAGATTCAGCCGCaatttagggtttgtttatCTCTCTCTGACCAGATGCATctagaagaagacgaagaagaagaagcagaggctGACACCATGTAGATTTTGCTGTTGTGAGGCAAGACAAAAGCAACATTTTTGTAAAGCAAAAGCCAttgttactattttaaaataaattcattTACAATTTCTATATTATGTTAAACAgataattatttcttttaacagcatattttaaaaaaattataaaactaaaataaagtGAATAATAATTGCATAGAAATATAAGAAAacgtaataaaatattataattgtttttttttttttttttttttttttttttttttttNNNNNNNNNNNNNNNNNNNNNNNNNNNNNNNNNNNNNNNNNNNNNNNNNNNNNNNNNNNNNNNNNNNNNNNNNNNNNNNNNNNNNNNNNtttttttttttttttttttatgtataaacaaaccaaaaaataacgTCTAATGAGATTACCTTTGTGCCGAGGAATGCTCCGTTCTCTCTCCTAATTACGGAATTGTAAGTTTTCTCGCTGCCGTCTTTAACACCGTCAATTTCACCGCCGACCCAAACCTTGTGGGCTCAAGAAATTCTCGCTCAGCTCTAGTTGTTATCCGGAGATATTACCATATTCTGTCCGGCTTCAGACAAATACAAATCGGGTTCTATTTCTATATCTTGTCTTCAGCTTTCTTTGTTGCAATAGATGTCAATTGGAACAGTATCTGCAAGAGATgtcaattgaagaagaagaggataaacCTCTGGTTTTATCTAACCTTCCTCAGTTTTACTCTTCTGAAAGAAACGTACGAAGCTTAATTGGTCGTTTTCTAAACCCTGACTATCAACGTATGTCTAATTGGATTTTAGAGATGCCAAGGATTTGGAGATTATATAATAGAGTCAGAGGTGTTGCCTTATCAAGAGATCGTTTTCAATTCATTTTCAAATATGATGAggatataaatgaaatattgaaGACTGGGGTGTGGACTCAAGATGATTGGGGAGTTGTCATGGAAAGATGGGTAGCAGACCCTCCTGCAAATTATCTGATGTTTCTACCTGTATGGATTAGACTCCGTAATTTACCAGTGAATCATTATACGAAGGATACTATTGGAGAAATTGCTGGTTGTGTTGGTCAAGTTCTAGAGTTGCCTTTTGATGAGAAGGAGGCTCAAAGCAAGGACTATGTTCGGGTCAGGATCTTACTTGATGTTTCAAAGGGGCTGAAGAACTTCAAAGAACTTCAACTTCCAAACGGATCACTTGTCAAGATTGGTATTGATTATGAGAGAGTTCGCAAAAGATGTTTTCAGTGCCAACGGTTGACTCATGATAAGAGTAGATGTCCTTTTGCTCAGTTAGATATTACAGCTAGAGATTGTTCATCAACGAATTTACTAGCTGAGGCAATCACTTCTGATGTGCGGGATCCGAAGATTTTGAGCCTTAAAATTCCTCAGCAAAGCGCATCTCAAGATCTTACAAGGGTTTTCATTAAAGGCAAGGGGATAGATCTTCATGATAAAGATATTTTAACTGCAGAATGTTCCTCACCAAAACTTTTAGCTGATGCAATCAAAGCTAATGTGATGAATCAGAAGATCTCGAGCTTTGAAGCTCCTCCTCAAAGCTTGCCTCAAGGTAATTCTTTTTATTGCTCTCCTTCAGCCTTATACTCGAGTGGTTTAGAGGCTACCTCCTCAAAGAGTTTGCACCAGAAATTACCCACTGCTAAAAGACCAAGATCATGGTTAAAAAATACTAAggatagaaaaaggaaaaatctaaaatctcgAGATATTTCACTAGATAATCAGATGGAGGTTAGTGAAAAGAATCTAATTCAGGAACAAGGGAATGGATTGGCCAAAAGTCTCTAGAGAGACAAGAATACGGTGGTTCCAGGTGAACTGCCGCAAGATCAATAGGTATTTTGAGTTGGAATTGCCAAGGGCTGGGGAACTCTTGGACAATTCTTCATCTTAAGGAAATGAGAAAAGCTCATTTTCCTGATATCCTTTTCCTCATGGAAACTAAGAACTCAAGTGTTTATTTGAAAAAGGTTCAAGGGTGGATAGGCTATAGTAACCTTAAAACGGTTGAACCAGTTGGAACTAGTGGTGGGCTTGCAGTTTTTTGGAAAGACAGTATAGATatcaagtttttgtttgttgataaaaatattatagatatggAAGTTTCTTGTGGCTCTAAAGTGTGGTTTATTTCATGTGTGTATGGGAACCCAGTTACTGGCCTTAGATCCGCAGTTTGGGATAAAATTACAGATTTTGGTTTGTCTAGATCAGAAGCTTGGTGCATGATAGGAGACTTTAACTCAATATTATCCAATAAGGATAAATTGGGAGGACCGCTAAGGGATCTCAGCTCTTTTTTCCCTTTCCAAGAGCTTTTGGCAAATTGTGATATGGCTGAATTGGGCAGTTCTGGAAATGGCTTTACATGGGGTGGAGTTAGAGATAAACAGTGGATCCAATGCAAACTTGATCGCTGCTTCGGGAACCCGGcttggttttctttgtttccaagTAGTCGGCAGTGTTTTCTCGAGAAGTTAGGATCAGATCATAAACCTGTTCTGGTTAATTTTTCTTGTCATAAAGAGTTACATAAGAGCCAATTTTGGTTTGACAAACGATGGGCTGAGGATCCCTCTTTTATGGAAGTAATTAAGAAAGCTTGGAATGAGAAGAAGACTATGGACAACAACAGTTCTGTGATGGTAAGATTTGAAAATTGCAGAAAGGCTATTGGAAGTTGGAAGAAAAGAGTTTGGACTAGTTCAGAGATTAGAATCAAAAGACTGCGAAAAGAGCTGGCAACACAAGATGCATCTTTACATCCGTGTTTCACGAGGATCAATGCGATTAAAAGAGAGTTAGCCATCGcctttagagaagaagaagtgtattGGAGACAAAAAAGCACAGAAAAGTGGCTTCTTCATGGAGACAGAAACACTAAATTCTTTCAGGCGTCAGTGAAAGCTGCAAGAATTAAGAACTCGTTACCTTTTCTGGTAGATGATAAAGGAACAGAACACTTCTCAGAGCTAGAGAAAGGAGAGGTTGCAATTAAGTATTTCACTGATTTGTTTAAATCTTCGGGTCCTTCTCCGATTAGTGAACTGCTCATTAACTTCCAACCAAGAGTATCAAACCATATGAACCAAGACCTTTCCAGGAATATTACCATTGCAGAGATTAAGCAGGCTGCCTTTTCGATTAGCAATGAGAGTGCTCCAGGCCATGATGGTTTAACCGGGTTCTTTTTTAAAACGTATTGGCATTTGATAAAGGATCAGGTTAACACTGAGGTTTTACGTTTTTTTGATACTGGTATTATCCCTGAGGGTTGGAACCATACTCACTTGTGTCTCCTCCCTAAGATTCAGACTCCAAAAAGAATGACAGATCTTAGACCTATCAGCTTGTGTTCTGTGATCTACAAGatagtttcaaaaatattggtGCATCGTTTGAAAAAGCATCTACCAACTATTGTCTCTCCAACACAAGCTGCTTTTGTATCAGAAAGGTTGATCTCCGACAATATTTTGATTGCTCATGAAATCGCTCACAGTCTCCACTCTAATCCAACGGTCTCTCAAGAGTTCATGATGGTTAAAAAAGATATGTCTAAGGCATATGACAGAGTGGAATGGATCTTTCTAAAAGACATGCTTCAAGCTCTTGGGTTTCATGATAGATGGATTTTTTGGACTATGGGATGTGTTTCCTCTGTTAGTTACTCAGTGATAATGAATGGAGAACCGTTTGGATTAATCAAGCCTGAAAGAGGCATTAGACAGGGAGATCctctttctccctttctttttgTCTTATGCACTGAAGCTTTGATTCATCTATTTGATCAAGCTACTATGGCAGGCCATATCACTGGTATTCAGTTTCATCACTCTGGGCCTCAAATTAATCATTTGTTATTTGCAGACgacagtttgtttttttgtaaagcgaATAGAACAGAATGTGCTGAAATGATGAGATGTTTGCAAAAGTATGAATGGATGTCTGGTCAAGTGATTAATAAGGAAAAATCAGCTATTACGTTTGGgtctaaatcaaataatttagaTTGGGAATGGATAAAAGAGAAATCGGGGATTTGCCTAGAAGGTGGTGCAGGAAAATATTTAGGTCTTCCTGAATGTTTAAGTGGATCGAAACAACAACTGTTGGGATTCATAAAGGATAGGCTCCATTCTAGGCTAACTGGCTGGTATGCCAAAAATCTTTCACAAGGAGGTAAAGAAGTTCTTTTAAAGTCTATAGCTTTGGCACTTCCAGTCTATGCAATGTCCTGTTACAAGCTTCCTAAGGGCATCATTAAGAAAATGATTTCTGTAATGATGGACTATTGGTGGAGTAATACTCAAGATAAGAAGAAAATTCATTGGTTAAGCTATGAAAAAATGACTCTGCCAAAATCTGCTGGAGGATTTGGATTTAAGGATCTGGAAATTTTCAATCAAGCTTTGTTGGCCAAACAAGCATGGAGGCTCCTTCACGATACAGACTGCCTCTTCTCAAGATTTTTCAAAAGCAGATATTATGCGACTGATGATTTTTTGAATGCCGCAAAAGGAAGAAATCCTTCCTATGGTTGGAGAAGCATTATCTTTGGTCGACAATTACTTTCTAAAGGCCTGAAACGAGTCATTGGTAATGGGAAAAACACTCTCGTATGGATAGACAATTGGCTGTTTGATAATAGAGCTATCAGGCCTATAGGTCTTCACTCCTTAATGAACATTAATCTTAGAGTTGTTGATCTGTTCAACCATCGCACAAGAATCTGGAATGATTTTCTGTTAAGATCACTGTTTCATCACTCGGAAATCAATACCATTAAAGCTATAAAACCTAGGATTGGTTTTGATGATTCGTTTTGCTGGGGTGAAACTAGAAATGGTATTTATTCAGTAAGCTCTGGGTATGCTTTGATGTTCAAATTGCAGAAGAAAGATATTTTGGGTGTTGCTGAAACTCGTCCATCTACGAATCCTGTTCTACAAGCTTGTTGGACCGTGAATACTGCTCCAAAAATCCAAGTTTTTCTTTGGAAAGCTCTTAATGGTGCCCTTGCAGTTGTTGATCGTTTGAGAACTAGAGCAATAAGGATTTTTGATGGGTGTATGTTCTGTAATGCAGAGGTGGAATCGATTAATCACATCCTTTTTCTATGTCCCTTTGCAAGACAAGTATGGGCCTTATCAGACATTCCATCTCCGCATCTGGGCTTTGGTAAATCGATTTTTGCTAATATgtattatctttttggtttggAAAAGATAATTGATTCTATTGATGAAGTTAAATCAGCCTTTGCCTGCATCTTATGGCATTTATGGAAAAATAGGAACAGCTTTCTTTTTGATGGTGTTTTTTTGCCTCCGGATGTCTTAGTGCACAAAGCTTTGGATGTCACTAGAGATTGGTCTTCGGTGCATAGACAAGATATTTCTCAGTTGAATACTTTATCAAAGCAGACAAATACATGGCAACCTCCTTTTCAGGGGGAAGTAAAGTGTAACATTGGCTTTTCTTGGTCTAAAAGGTTTAGCTTATCTGGTGCTTCCTGGGTGGTTAGAGATCATGATGGTAAAGTAGTTCTTCATAGTAGAAGATCGTTTGCTTCTGTTGTTTCAGTTTTTGAAGCCAAAATTAAAAGCTGGGAATGGGCACTTGAAAGTATGGCAAGCTTACACTTTGAACATGTGACTTTTGGTGCAACTACTATGGAAATCATCAAAGCTATGCACAATCCTCAACAATGGCCAGCATTAGTTAGTTCTATCTCTCCGCTCCTTTTGTTTGGTGAAGATAAACCACATTGGTATCTTCTTTTTGAGCCGACTTACTGCAACAATGGAGCCTTAATGATAGCAAAAAGTGTTACTTCGGACATAAGAATTTCCTCATATGTTGCTAGTGGAGCTCCTAGATGGCTAACAGGTTTTTTTGATAACGAACAAAGGTTGGTAAGACCCTCCTCTAGTCTGCCACCTCTTCTCTTTAAGTAACAACTTGTTTTatggttttcttatatatatatatatagctattcAAGGttttttgtggtttgttttatctttctcctaaacacaaaaagacaaatCCCTCTTTCCTAAGAGATTTTTGGATAGTCATCTCTTACCTTGGTTTACCatctgtttttgtcttctttgactTTTTGGGTTATATCTCTTACTCCCtaagttattgttatatatttttactatttcCTACCTactatatatttacttattatgtttctatatacttttatctctttctctggTCTTTCCTTCTCTTGCTACTTCTGATGTCGGATGAGTTGTGGAATGACTTGCAATACATGGATTTGGGGAGAGATGACCCAGAACTGTTTATTCCTCATACGACTTACGCTGGTGTGTTAGCTAGAAACCGGCTCAGCTTGATTGGGAGAACTCTTAATCCCAGAGAACAAGACCTTAGGCGTGTGATCTTCTATCTACCGCATCATTGGGGTGTAGCTACGAGGGTTCATGGAAGAATATTAGCTGACAGTTACGTTCAGTTCTTATTCCAGTCCGAGGTTGATCTTTTTATGGTTCTACGAAGAGGACCCTGGGTGTTTGGCAACTGGTTTGTTGCTTTGCAAAGGTGGGAAGACTTTCCGGAGATGGATTTCCTTACTAGTATTGATCTTTGGGTCCAAATTCGAGGTATTCCTCTACCTTATGTTTCCGAAGCCTCTGTTACGTATATTGCTAAAACTTTGGGGGAGGTTGTCTATCTGGACTTTAATGAAGAGACTTCGAAGCAGATTGATTTCATCAGAGTTAAAATAGGAATTGGAATTACAGATCGTCTGCGTTTTTTCAGAAAAGTCCGATTTGAATCAGGGGAAGGAGCTATGATAGGCTTTGAGTACGAAAACCTCAAAAAGATTTGTACTAACTGTTCTCGCTTCAACCATGATTCTGCCCACTGTCCATATTTTGTTCCACCTGTTGATCTTGATGATATCCTTGAGGTTCCAGCTGCTCAGGTTTTTAAAGTAGGAGAGGGTTCCAACATCTTTAGCTTTCGTGACGAGAAACCTTCATCTCAAAGTTCGGAGCTTTCCACTTCCTCTCTCATATCACAGCCACCAAGACCTACTAATCCTGCTCCCAATCTGGAGGAATTCTTAACTGCTCACCCCCTCAGAACTAGCTTTTCCTCAAGCTCAGACTTCCTAGGAGCCTCATTAAAAGTTAAGAACGACAGCAGAGAGAAAGACAAAGTTAACTATGACGATGGAGAGTGTTCTAAACGCAGGAAAGGCAAACAGGTTCAgtcagaaacagagagaaacacTCGCCCACGATGGAGAGCATGGTTTATCACCATTGATGGTTGTTGCTTTagtttgtcatatatataaaacgtactttggaaaaaaaaaaacaaaccaaaaatctgaaactatgaaatgtaataaattatattactgCCAAGGAGAATTTTATCCCAATAATGAAATGAGAAAAGCTAATCGAAAATGTTGAAGATTTGATTAccgaaatattttaaagtttatatcaTCTTTGAATTTTCGTGTGATATAATTTAGTagataatttgattatattattttctattttgttttggtagttATGGATgtataaattaacaattatgTTGTGAGAATTTAAAAGTAAGTAcgaaaaatcttttttttacaGACTAGTcgtaattttgttaaaatttccCTATTACTAACTGGAAAACAtatttagtaaaataatattttatttataagatttacaTATTTAAACTCTTGTCAATTAAgtaaagttattatttgtaatatttaaaaaatatttaaaatattttttaaaaataatattcataatttaaataatctAGATATTTTTAACTTGCTAAGCGAAAAATACTTTTTCGGATCATGTTACTAAACGGGTTagagtttacataaatatatttatatagtttttatgggtaataaaatacacaaaatattttagttttgtatcAAATGAGTTAACAAAAAGTTTTACGCCAATTCTAACCAGTaccaaatacaaaaatataatccatctaaaatTATAGTCTCTtaatattaatcaaaatcaaaaaatattcaaaatacaacatatatattttcttatttattattacaaaaattgtCTCGCGCCGTATGCAAGTTAAAATCTAATATGATTGATTACGAAGTACAGAATTCGTAAAACTATCCAAAGATGACTGAGGCCAAACTGAAATAGAACTAGATGAGTATGGGCTTTGCCGGGTAGTGTACTCGAGGAGTCGTATGCTCTACGAATGGACTACTTAGACGTATTATGtgtatttgttattttggaaataggaaaatccctaaaaaaaacttcaacttatttttatttcgaCATTTAATACCCAATAGTTTttgat encodes the following:
- the LOC104757905 gene encoding uncharacterized protein LOC104757905; this translates as MPSKNYHYSSSSFSSSSSSSSQLSTPRALFQNGPSQAISKSPLWDVEEVKCSLGSSMPKSDEELKGEIDELETEILKLERYLLSLYRSSFGDYLPALLSPDKSSLPPFKTELHNDRASSVSAKSVSSSFKRLSQTDKIKRSDSGNPSLADLLGLSTLSPNKLSEEILRIICVIYFKLSDNGHNRFVKNSKNDECGQELGVVVHKLYVDDDNLKSIESMLQNFRSLVQKLEKVDLARMDREEKLAFWINIHNALVMHAYIVYGLGEDTTIKMVLKAAFNIGGEWVNAYDIQSLIMGTRPCHSPSRLWTLFSPSKSSKTSNGGHTYVLDYAEPLLHFALSAGTSTDPMVRVYTAEGIFQELRQARDEFIQTSIGFEKETRILLPKIVYNYAKDTSLDMAELYNTISECLTEKQRTTMRRIVKKKQDRSIRWISHDSNFRYIIHSELVRGSL
- the LOC104757906 gene encoding uncharacterized protein At1g76660-like isoform X2, whose amino-acid sequence is MVMANRLPLRERVRRKRWVGCFKVLSCFGTKKGERRIVPASRIPEGNVATGRHHQSNQPQSTTGLSNQATSMLAPPSSPASFSHSAAPSTMQSPNCQLSLSANSPGGPSSAMFATGPYAHETQLVSPPVFSTYTTEPSTAPLTPPPELAHHLTTPSSPEVPYARFLTSSTADLKKTEKGVYVSANDLHATYALYPGSPASGLRSPISRTLGGDGRCSSFPERDFLPQWDPLASPRSGKCSRSDSTYAQTPETNNTPKASQGSNFFCPDTFARYYLDHDAPFSQTGGRLSVSKDSDVYPTSGNGQRISKHDMEELEAYRASFGFSADEVIATSQYVEITHLNDGSFTMRPRSALDATSPNCNIKAASEGEGLNFYCSEANLDLQKSEDNRSNLQEPLEFYNDHMQRQLEHISVSSTPGNGGQAKTSRKYKMGLCSSDAEIDYRRSGRSKGDFVWHD
- the LOC104757906 gene encoding uncharacterized protein At1g76660-like isoform X3 → MVMANRLPLRERRKRWVGCFKVLSCFGTKKGERRIVPASRIPEGNVATGRHHQSNQPQSTTGLSNQATSMLAPPSSPASFSHSAAPSTMQSPNCQLSLSANSPGGPSSAMFATGPYAHETQLVSPPVFSTYTTEPSTAPLTPPPELAHHLTTPSSPEVPYARFLTSSTADLKKTEKGVYVSANDLHATYALYPGSPASGLRSPISRTLGGDGRCSSFPERDFLPQWDPLASPRSGKCSRSDSTYAQTPETNNTPKASQGSNFFCPDTFARYYLDHDAPFSQTGGRLSVSKDSDVYPTSGNGQRISKHDMEELEAYRASFGFSADEVIATSQYVEITHLNDGSFTMRPRSALDATSPNCNIKAASEGEGLNFYCSEANLDLQKSEDNRSNLQEPLEFYNADHMQRQLEHISVSSTPGNGGQAKTSRKYKMGLCSSDAEIDYRRSGRSKGDFVWHD
- the LOC104757906 gene encoding uncharacterized protein At1g76660-like isoform X1 → MVMANRLPLRERVRRKRWVGCFKVLSCFGTKKGERRIVPASRIPEGNVATGRHHQSNQPQSTTGLSNQATSMLAPPSSPASFSHSAAPSTMQSPNCQLSLSANSPGGPSSAMFATGPYAHETQLVSPPVFSTYTTEPSTAPLTPPPELAHHLTTPSSPEVPYARFLTSSTADLKKTEKGVYVSANDLHATYALYPGSPASGLRSPISRTLGGDGRCSSFPERDFLPQWDPLASPRSGKCSRSDSTYAQTPETNNTPKASQGSNFFCPDTFARYYLDHDAPFSQTGGRLSVSKDSDVYPTSGNGQRISKHDMEELEAYRASFGFSADEVIATSQYVEITHLNDGSFTMRPRSALDATSPNCNIKAASEGEGLNFYCSEANLDLQKSEDNRSNLQEPLEFYNADHMQRQLEHISVSSTPGNGGQAKTSRKYKMGLCSSDAEIDYRRSGRSKGDFVWHD